DNA sequence from the Paenibacillus azoreducens genome:
CATTAAAAATAGCAAACTGACAGCTAACACTGAACTTAATATCCTCACTGCATTCACCCCGCATAATGATGTTCAAAAGCCTATACTATTCCGGGAGGCAGGCCCGCATGACTCAAAATGGAAAGTGCCCCAGCAAATATGGAACCGCTTTCAAATTAATGGGCAAACATCCCTTGACCCTTCATCAATTCACCTCCCTTTTTGAAAAAGTGGATTTTGCAGCCATATTATAAACAGCCGCAGCCAGCACCGACGGGTCATATTTTTACCTGAAACGGGCATTATTTTGACTCCGACGCTACTGCACTTCTTTTTTTAAAAATACATAAACATCGCCTTCATCTTATAAATCTTTAGAATTTTTTGAAGTTTGGTTGCAATCTTTTTAAAATTTGGCGGTTATCTTGGTATCAGGTTCATCCCTGCAGCTTGATTGCAGCGGCACTTACCGGATACCTTACTTCCAAAGGAGATAGCAACAATGACTTCAAAACCAAATTACGGCGGACTGGACCTGCTTAAGTTTTTAGTGGCTTTCCTCGTCATTGCCAACCATACCAGCCCTTTTGTTTCTTTCAGCCCTCAATTGGATTTCCTCTTAAGCGGGGTTCTGACGCGGATTGCCGTGCCGATCTTTTTTATGTCAACCGGATTTTTTTATTTCCGTAAATGGACGGGTGATCCGCTTCGTGATAATAAAGCTCTTTACGGCTATTTGAAAAAAATCGGCAAGTTGTATTTCACCGCAATCCTGATCTATATCCCGCTTAACGTGTATACAGGTTACTTCACCAAAGAATTCACGCTGTATTTCTTGCTCAAAGATATCGTTTTTGACGGAACCTTCTATCATCTTTGGTATTTGCCGGCGCTTATGCTGGGGATTATGGTCACTTCTTTTCTGTACGAAAAAATGCCAATGCCCTTCGTTTTGGCGGCAGCAGCCTCTTTATATATCATTGGATTGCTGGGCGACAGCTACTACGGTTTGGTCGCGGGAACAGGAATTTCGCAAATGTACGATGTCATGTTTCACGTATTTGATTACACGCGCAACGGCTTATTTTATGCGCCTGTTTATCTTGCACTCGGGGCATTGGCGGCCCGAAAACAAACATTCCAAACCAATCCGATCATCAACGGAATTTTGTTCATGGTCTCGCTTGACCTCATGCTGATCGAGGGCATTTTTCTGCATTACGCCGGAATCCCCCG
Encoded proteins:
- a CDS encoding acyltransferase family protein; its protein translation is MTSKPNYGGLDLLKFLVAFLVIANHTSPFVSFSPQLDFLLSGVLTRIAVPIFFMSTGFFYFRKWTGDPLRDNKALYGYLKKIGKLYFTAILIYIPLNVYTGYFTKEFTLYFLLKDIVFDGTFYHLWYLPALMLGIMVTSFLYEKMPMPFVLAAAASLYIIGLLGDSYYGLVAGTGISQMYDVMFHVFDYTRNGLFYAPVYLALGALAARKQTFQTNPIINGILFMVSLDLMLIEGIFLHYAGIPRHDSMYIFALPASYFLFQWAFSWKGKSNKRFREWRVWIYLLHPIAIVLVRGAAKTVHLERLLIMNSLLHFVTVCLVSIVMAAAAARIYGFPLKKRWRKSASPKEIA